A stretch of Gouania willdenowi chromosome 21, fGouWil2.1, whole genome shotgun sequence DNA encodes these proteins:
- the mospd2 gene encoding motile sperm domain-containing protein 2 isoform X1 yields MAEVETQEGEQDLQKKIEETRLKFKSEFLQDSTDKYDSRDVERLQNNDALVEWYLTWRVYVVDDTLKMIDESFQWRKEFDVNDLTESVVPKWMFETGAVYLHGYDKEGNKLFWFKVRLHVKDAKTTLDKKKYVAFWLERYAKKEPGMPLTVVFDMSDSGFGNIDMDFVKYIINCFKVYYPKFLSKMIIVDMPWMMNAAWKIIKSWLGPEAISKLKFTSKSEVQMYIGPEYLPPYMGGTDPFKYSYPPLPDDDFQTPISDNGPIVSEDETESKEGELESRETLESSFSSEIVAKPKKVNFQEENVRTEDNDKADAGAKTKGARKPLTTFNGPLLDVSPAEELTFGSGDTEKKCLIILSNVTRNQVAFKVRTTAPEKYRVKPSSNSCDPGASVDIIVSLHGGSQASPQDRFLVMAAEMENTSTQELAQFWKDVPKAKVMEHRLRCNVLEGVKAAASPLRDGPMETAPSGQQDFNTAQLMRMMTCTSRMEQKLNTCLWVQKVLVVLVLVLVALNLLCLYLLGTTQQPS; encoded by the exons ATGGCTGAAGTTGAGACACAAGAAGGAGAACAG GACCTTCAAAAGAAAATCGAGGAAACGAGGCTGAAATTCAAGAGCGAGTTCCTGCAAG ATTCAACAGATAAGTACGACTCCAGAGATGTGGAGAGGCTTCAGAACAATGATGCCCTGGTGGAGTGGTACCTGACGTGGAGAGTTTACGTGGTTGATGATACCTTGAAAATGATCGATGAGAGTTTTCAGTGGAGAAAAGAGTTTGATGTGAACG aTCTAACCGAGAGCGTCGTTCCCAAATGGATGTTTGAAACGGGTGCCGTGTACCTCCATGGGTACGACAAAGAGGGCAACAAGCTCT tctggTTTAAGGTAAGGCTGCATGTGAAAGACGCAAAAACCACCTTGGACAAGAAGAAGTACGTTGCCTTCTGGCTGGAGCGATACGCAAAGAAAGAGCCTGGGATGCCGCTCACTGTGGTGTTTGACATGTCCGATTCTGGCTTTGGCAATATT GACATGGACTTTGTGAAGTACATTATTAACTGCTTCAAAGTTTACTATCCAAAGTTTTTAT CCAAAATGATCATCGTGGATATGCCGTGGATGATGAATG ccgcGTGGAAGATTATAAAGTCGTGGTTGGGTCCAGAGGCCATCAGCAAGCTCAAGTTCACTTCCAAATCAGAGGTCCAGATGTACATCGGCCCAGAGTACCTGCCCCCTTATATGGGTGGAACG GACCCTTTCAAGTACAGCTACCCTCCTCTTCCTGATGACGACTTCCAAACCCCCATCAGTGACAATGGACCCATAGTCAGTGAGGATGAGACGGAGAGTAAAGAGGGCGAGTTGGAAAGCAGAGAAACGCTGGAGTCCAGCTTCAGCTCTGAGATTGTGGCAAAGCCTAAAAAg GTGAATTTCCAGGAAGAAAATGTAAGGACGGAGGACAACGATAAAGCAGATGCTGGTGCAAAAACCAAAGGGGCCAGGAAGCCCTTGACCACCTTCAATGGACCGCTGCTAGATGTGAG CCCTGCAGAGGAGCTCACCTTTGGTTCTGGAGACACAGAAAAGAAATGCCTCATTATCCTCAGCAATGTGACCAGAAATCAGGTTGCCTTCAAG GTACGAACGACAGCACCTGAGAAGTACAGAGTGAAGCCGAGCAGCAACAGCTGTGACCCAGGAGCGTCCGTAGACATAATCGTGTCTTTACACGGAG GCTCCCAGGCTTCGCCACAGGACAGATTTTTAGTGATGGCTGCTGAAATGGAAAACACGAGCACGCAAGAGCTTGCGCAGTTCTGGAAAGATGTACCAAAAGCCAAGGTTATGGAGCACAG GCTACGCTGTAATGTTCTGGAAGGTGTTAAAGCAGCGGCGAGCCCTCTAAGGGACGGTCCTATGGAGACGGCCCCCAGTGGGCAACAGGACTTTAACACAGCG CAGCTAATGCGAATGATGACGTGCACCTCCCGCATGGAGCAGAAGCTGAACACGTGCCTGTGGGTGCAGAAGGTCCTGGtggtcctggttctggtcctCGTGGCTCTAAACCTGCTGTGTCTCTACCTGCTGGGAACAACCCAGCAACCATCATGA
- the mospd2 gene encoding motile sperm domain-containing protein 2 isoform X2 — protein sequence MAEVETQEGEQDLQKKIEETRLKFKSEFLQDSTDKYDSRDVERLQNNDALVEWYLTWRVYVVDDTLKMIDESFQWRKEFDVNDLTESVVPKWMFETGAVYLHGYDKEGNKLFWFKVRLHVKDAKTTLDKKKYVAFWLERYAKKEPGMPLTVVFDMSDSGFGNIDMDFVKYIINCFKVYYPKFLSKMIIVDMPWMMNAAWKIIKSWLGPEAISKLKFTSKSEVQMYIGPEYLPPYMGGTDPFKYSYPPLPDDDFQTPISDNGPIVSEDETESKEGELESRETLESSFSSEIVAKPKKVNFQEENVRTEDNDKADAGAKTKGARKPLTTFNGPLLDVSPAEELTFGSGDTEKKCLIILSNVTRNQVAFKVRTTAPEKYRVKPSSNSCDPGASVDIIVSLHGGSQASPQDRFLVMAAEMENTSTQELAQFWKDVPKAKVMEHRLRCNVLEGVKAAASPLRDGPMETAPSGQQDFNTALMRMMTCTSRMEQKLNTCLWVQKVLVVLVLVLVALNLLCLYLLGTTQQPS from the exons ATGGCTGAAGTTGAGACACAAGAAGGAGAACAG GACCTTCAAAAGAAAATCGAGGAAACGAGGCTGAAATTCAAGAGCGAGTTCCTGCAAG ATTCAACAGATAAGTACGACTCCAGAGATGTGGAGAGGCTTCAGAACAATGATGCCCTGGTGGAGTGGTACCTGACGTGGAGAGTTTACGTGGTTGATGATACCTTGAAAATGATCGATGAGAGTTTTCAGTGGAGAAAAGAGTTTGATGTGAACG aTCTAACCGAGAGCGTCGTTCCCAAATGGATGTTTGAAACGGGTGCCGTGTACCTCCATGGGTACGACAAAGAGGGCAACAAGCTCT tctggTTTAAGGTAAGGCTGCATGTGAAAGACGCAAAAACCACCTTGGACAAGAAGAAGTACGTTGCCTTCTGGCTGGAGCGATACGCAAAGAAAGAGCCTGGGATGCCGCTCACTGTGGTGTTTGACATGTCCGATTCTGGCTTTGGCAATATT GACATGGACTTTGTGAAGTACATTATTAACTGCTTCAAAGTTTACTATCCAAAGTTTTTAT CCAAAATGATCATCGTGGATATGCCGTGGATGATGAATG ccgcGTGGAAGATTATAAAGTCGTGGTTGGGTCCAGAGGCCATCAGCAAGCTCAAGTTCACTTCCAAATCAGAGGTCCAGATGTACATCGGCCCAGAGTACCTGCCCCCTTATATGGGTGGAACG GACCCTTTCAAGTACAGCTACCCTCCTCTTCCTGATGACGACTTCCAAACCCCCATCAGTGACAATGGACCCATAGTCAGTGAGGATGAGACGGAGAGTAAAGAGGGCGAGTTGGAAAGCAGAGAAACGCTGGAGTCCAGCTTCAGCTCTGAGATTGTGGCAAAGCCTAAAAAg GTGAATTTCCAGGAAGAAAATGTAAGGACGGAGGACAACGATAAAGCAGATGCTGGTGCAAAAACCAAAGGGGCCAGGAAGCCCTTGACCACCTTCAATGGACCGCTGCTAGATGTGAG CCCTGCAGAGGAGCTCACCTTTGGTTCTGGAGACACAGAAAAGAAATGCCTCATTATCCTCAGCAATGTGACCAGAAATCAGGTTGCCTTCAAG GTACGAACGACAGCACCTGAGAAGTACAGAGTGAAGCCGAGCAGCAACAGCTGTGACCCAGGAGCGTCCGTAGACATAATCGTGTCTTTACACGGAG GCTCCCAGGCTTCGCCACAGGACAGATTTTTAGTGATGGCTGCTGAAATGGAAAACACGAGCACGCAAGAGCTTGCGCAGTTCTGGAAAGATGTACCAAAAGCCAAGGTTATGGAGCACAG GCTACGCTGTAATGTTCTGGAAGGTGTTAAAGCAGCGGCGAGCCCTCTAAGGGACGGTCCTATGGAGACGGCCCCCAGTGGGCAACAGGACTTTAACACAGCG CTAATGCGAATGATGACGTGCACCTCCCGCATGGAGCAGAAGCTGAACACGTGCCTGTGGGTGCAGAAGGTCCTGGtggtcctggttctggtcctCGTGGCTCTAAACCTGCTGTGTCTCTACCTGCTGGGAACAACCCAGCAACCATCATGA